Part of the Mycolicibacterium mageritense genome is shown below.
GCCCGCGCCCATGCCGCCGGGAACACGAATGACGTGCTCGGAATCGGGAGTTCGGCGCGCAACAGATTCACGGGTCTGGTGACCCGCGTGGTGGCCGACGAGGTGATGGCCGAGGTCGAGATGCAGTGCGGACCGTTCACCGTCGTGTCGCTCATGAGCAGCCAGTCGGCCCGTGACCTCGGGCTCGAACCGGGCAGCGTGGCCGTCGCGGTGGTCAAGGCGACCACCGTGATCGTCGAAACCCCGAAGGGACAAACATGATTCGGATGCGGTTCGGGGTTGCGGCGGTCGCCGTGCTGGCTGCGGTCGCCGGCTGCAGCTCGACGGCCGACGAGTCGGCACCGGACAACGGCGCGATCATGGTGTTCGCCGCGGCATCGCTGAAGACCGCGTTCACCGAGCTCGGTGAGCAGTTCAAGACCGACAATCCCGGTGCCTCTGTCGAGTTCTCCTTCGCGGGCTCCTCGGATCTGGTGACGCAACTGACGCAGGGGGCCGCCGCGGACGTCTTCGCGTCGGCGGACACGCGCAACATGGACAAGGCCGCCGACGCAGGCCTGCTCGACGGCGCGCCGGTCGACTTCGCGACCAACACCTTGACCATCGTGGTGGCGCCCGGAAACCCCAAGGGCATCAAGTCATTCCGCGATCTCGCGCAGTCCGGCCTCAACGTCGTGGTGTGCGCGCCGCAGGTGCCGTGCGGAGGGGCGACCGAGAAGGTCGAGAAGGCCACCGGCGTGAATCTGGCAGCCGTCAGCGAAGAATCGTCGGTCACAGATGTGCTGAACAAGGTGACCACGGGCCAGGCCGACGCAGGCGTCGTCTACGTCACCGACGCTGCCGGTGCCGGGGACAAGGTGACCGCGATCGCCTTCCCCGAGGCCGCCGAGGCCGTCAACACCTATCCGATCGCCGTGCTCAAGCAGACCGGGCACAAGGATCTCGCGCAGCGCTTCGTCGACCTCGTCACCGGTGAGGCCGGACAGAAGGTTCTCGCCAAGGAAGGGTTCGCCAAGCCCTGACGGTCCACCTCAGGCCGGCGTCACCCACGTGGTGATGTCGGCGTGCACGACCTCTTCGCCGTGCCGGTCGGTGATGCTCACCGGTACCACGATGTCGGTGCCATCGGTGATGGTCGCGAAGTCCGGCGGCGTGAGCCGTGCCGTCGCCCGCAGCGACGTGGTGGCCTTGGCCAGGTACTGCACGGTCATGGCCTTGGGGATCCAGCGATGGCTCGTGGGAACCGTCGCCTCCATCAGCATGCCCATCGCCATCTCGGCCGCGT
Proteins encoded:
- a CDS encoding TOBE domain-containing protein, with translation MPDIRIRDAAALLGVSDDTVRRWIDDGALPAHADAAGRKVVDGAALAAFARAHAAGNTNDVLGIGSSARNRFTGLVTRVVADEVMAEVEMQCGPFTVVSLMSSQSARDLGLEPGSVAVAVVKATTVIVETPKGQT
- the modA gene encoding molybdate ABC transporter substrate-binding protein yields the protein MIRMRFGVAAVAVLAAVAGCSSTADESAPDNGAIMVFAAASLKTAFTELGEQFKTDNPGASVEFSFAGSSDLVTQLTQGAAADVFASADTRNMDKAADAGLLDGAPVDFATNTLTIVVAPGNPKGIKSFRDLAQSGLNVVVCAPQVPCGGATEKVEKATGVNLAAVSEESSVTDVLNKVTTGQADAGVVYVTDAAGAGDKVTAIAFPEAAEAVNTYPIAVLKQTGHKDLAQRFVDLVTGEAGQKVLAKEGFAKP
- a CDS encoding hotdog fold domain-containing protein encodes the protein MTAISGTSSATYRAWQQLSGKPLGTRLFSAAAMARVPYFASVLPHVRRMEPGLAEVDVPKWFFIYNHLHTVHAIASCNAAEMAMGMLMEATVPTSHRWIPKAMTVQYLAKATTSLRATARLTPPDFATITDGTDIVVPVSITDRHGEEVVHADITTWVTPA